A region of Liolophura sinensis isolate JHLJ2023 chromosome 8, CUHK_Ljap_v2, whole genome shotgun sequence DNA encodes the following proteins:
- the LOC135473288 gene encoding LOW QUALITY PROTEIN: uncharacterized protein LOC135473288 (The sequence of the model RefSeq protein was modified relative to this genomic sequence to represent the inferred CDS: inserted 1 base in 1 codon), whose product MLTTLEKEGFRQILNKLSHXEVDALKDTVTKKLIVTHGKGEAIDAIITFSETALELLKRRKVKRDALFRYLADRNVPVNPAAEKHQLIRKILILWGSHFNDAEIEETVSVESVFNRRMLLPGNGQEIARSTDLTPQGSVVELSCRRRYHRTIRYPSNTVWPEHTNHSVNVVNAVQNATAQFSNTPSTASDNSITTQILGGGNRNSQRDNSSVRHSTNTVQSVTARTSQTRSTASEIIGTAQSSHAENRNSRRDNSSVRHSTNTVQTVTAHASKSQSTASVKVITAQSSHAGDRNSRRDNSSVRHSTNTVQSVTARTSQTRSTASENIGTAQSSHAGNHNSRRDNSSVRHPTNTVQSVTAHSSQTRSTASENIGTAQSAPLGDRNNQKDNRSIRNSRDTQRPCSERTASENVVPHQSARDRSPLHELSSQRGSQGEYRSILHSTDTVQLPTESTCLVTKPDAAENAVAHQSQPDKNFELGKEFVKWYYKILNSYNPSLQSTPDGEFGPQHFWSDCRLKMQSVVQGEVNVENFEGCGIVANRCLALVKEERLLFNPNIDMDGIKVKTEPHGLVLVLTCGTLHRVNDCLGVFEQLFGLISDPAMDNNWKVKMSTLTMKSSQHPTMPKLGNGEQLLAIQPP is encoded by the exons ATGTTAACAACATTGGAGAAAGAAGGCTTtagacaaattttaaacaaactgTCGC GAGAAGTTGATGCTTTAAAAGATACAGTGACAAAAAAGCTGATTGTCACTCACGGAAAGGGCG AAGCAATTGATGCCATTATAACCTTCAGTGAAACAGCCCTTGAGTTACTGAAACGGAGGAAGGTGAAAAGAGATGCTTTGTTTCGGTACCTGGCAGACAGGAATGTCCCAGTTAATCCTGCAGCAGAAAAACACCAGCTGATTAGAAAGATCCTCATATTATGGGGTAGTCATTTTAATGATGCAGAG ATTGAGGAGACGGTCAGTGTGGAGTCTGTTTTTAACAGGCGTATGTTGCTACCAGGTAATGGACAGGAAATAGCGAGATCTACTGACTTAACCCCTCAGGGTTCAGTTGTTGAGCTCAGTTGCCGCCGGAGATACCACAGGACCATTAGGTATCCTTCAAATACAGTATGGCCAGAACATACCAACCATAGCGTGAACGTGGTCAACGCAGTGCAGAATGCGACGGCGCAATTTTCCAATACACCATCGACAGCTTCTGATAATAGCATCACTACCCAAATCCTAGGTGGAGGGAATCGCAACAGTCAAAGAGACAACAGTAGTGTTCGCCACTCCACTAACACAGTACAGTCTGTGACAGCTCGTACTTCCCAAACCAGATCAACTGCCTCTGAAATTATTGGCACTGCCCAGAGCTCACATGCAGAGAATCGCAACAGTAGAAGAGACAACAGTAGTGTTCGCCACTCCACGAACACAGTACAGACTGTTACAGCTCATGCTTCCAAAAGCCAATCAACTGCTTCTGTAAAAGTCATCACTGCCCAGAGCTCACATGCAGGGGATCGCAACAGTAGAAGAGACAACAGTAGTGTTCGCCACTCCACGAACACAGTACAGTCTGTGACAGCTCGTACTTCCCAAACCAGATCAACTGCTTCTGAAAATATTGGCACTGCCCAGAGCTCACATGCAGGGAATCACAACAGTAGAAGAGACAACAGTAGTGTTCGCCACCCCACAAACACAGTACAGTCTGTGACAGCTCATAGTTCCCAAACCCGATCAACTGCTTCTGAAAATATTGGCACTGCCCAGAGTGCTCCTCTAGGGGATCGTAACAACCAAAAAGACAACAGGAGCATTCGTAACTCTAGGGACACACAACGTCCTTGCTCAGAACGAACTGCTTCAGAGAATGTTGTTCCACATCAGAGCGCAAGAGACCGCTCACCTCTTCATGAGCTTAGCAGTCAGAGAGGCTCCCAGGGAGAGTACAGGAGCATTCTTCACTCCACAGACACAGTGCAGCTTCCCACAGAGTCTACTTGCCTAGTCACCAAGCCAGATGCTGCAGAAAACGCTGTGGCTCACCAAAGCCAACCCGATAAAAACTTTGAACTTGGCAAGGAATTTGTTAAGTGGTATTACAAAATTTTGAATTCTTACAATCCCTCACTTCAGAGTACTCCTGACGGGGAGTTCGGGCCACAGCACTTCTGGTCAGATTGCCGGCTGAAAATGCAGAGTGTTGTTCAAGGGGAGGTAAATGTGGAGAACTTTGAGGGCTGCGGTATTGTGGCGAACAGATGCCTGGCATTGGTGAAAGAGGAACGTCTGCTGTTCAATCCCAATATAGACATGGACGGTATCAAAGTGAAAACGGAGCCCCATGGACTGGTGCTAGTGTTGACCTGTGGTACTCTCCACAGGGTTAATGACTGCCTCGGCGTGTTTGAGCAGCTCTTCGGACTAATCAGTGACCCAGCTATGGACAATAACTGGAAAGTTAAAATGTCAACGTTGACAATGAAAAGCTCCCAGCACCCGACAATGCCAAAGCTTGGTAATGGTGAGCAGCTGTTGGCCATTCAACCCCCATAA